A window from Purpureocillium takamizusanense chromosome 3, complete sequence encodes these proteins:
- a CDS encoding uncharacterized protein (EggNog:ENOG503NX6N~COG:E), with protein sequence MAETTATATATATQLKVAIIQLYAEPVQPARNFDRAAAFIRQAVAQHGAQLAVLPEYHLSGWAPEQPGFAATAALAPEYLARYRALARELRVAIVPGTILEEPQDDADDADDDVLGEEARGGKAQGTTTGNHKAASGSSRSSTGMLNTAYFIGPDGALVARYRKKNLWHPERPHLVPDAAAPHAAFDTPWGFRAGMLVCWDMAFPEAFRELVADGARVIVVPSFWLGAEGPSPDRDRVVMADGEGAGAAAADAMSTATATATASTTATERLFVESTCVTRAFENTAAIVYVNAGAPAGLPEGAVDGQGYEYLGLSQVAMPLRGALGKMGPSEGVQIVDIDFSVLDKAEEAYRVRQDIAREGWHYVRNMSVSAKKQDA encoded by the exons atggcggagaccacggcgacggcgacggcgacggcgacacaaCTCAAGGTTGCGATCATTCAGCTCTACGCGGAG CCCGTCCAACCCGCCAGGAACTTTGAccgcgcggccgccttcatccgccaggccgtcgcccagcacggcgcccagctcgccgtcctccccGAGTACCACCTCTCGGGCTGGGCGCCCGAGCAACCCGgcttcgccgccacggccgccctcgcccccgagTACCTGGCGCGGTACCGGGCCCTCGCGCGGGAGctgcgcgtcgccatcgtgcCGGGCACCATCCTCGAGGAGCCACAGGACGATGCGGACGATGCGGACGACGATGTGCtaggggaggaggcgagggggggaaaggcgcagggcaccaccaccgggaACCATAAGGCCGCAAGCGGTAGTagcaggagcagcaccggcaTGCTCAACACGGCATACTTCAtcggccccgacggcgccctcgtcgcgcgctACCGCAAGAAGAACCTCTGGCACCCCGAGCGCCCGCACCTCgtccccgacgccgccgccccgcacGCCGCCTTCGACACCCCCTGGGGCTTCCGCGCCGGCATGCTCGTCTGCTGGGACATGGCCTTCCCCGAGGCCTTtcgcgagctcgtcgccgacggcgcgcgcgtcatcgtcgtcccgTCGTTTtggctcggcgccgagggtcCGTCCCCGGATAGGGATAGGGTCGTGATGGCGGACGGAGAGggggccggcgctgctgctgctgatgccatgtcgactgcgactgcgactgcgactgcgagTACGACTGCGACGGAGCGCCTGTTCGTGGAGAGCACCTGCGTGACGCGCGCGTTCGAaaacaccgccgccatcgtgtACGTCAACGCGGGTGCGCCGGCGGGCCTGCCGGAGGGGGCCGTCGATGGCCAGGGCTACGAGTACCTGGGGCTCAGCCAGGTGGCGATGCCGCTCCGAGGCGCGCTGGGCAAGATGGGGCCGTCCGAGGGCGTCCAAATCGTCGACATAGACTTCAGCGTGCTggacaaggccgaggaggcgtaCAGGGTGCGCCAGGATATTGCACGCGAGGGCTGGCACTACGTGAGGAATATGTCCGTGAGCGCCAAGAAGCAGGACGCCTGA